One genomic window of Candidatus Auribacterota bacterium includes the following:
- the aroQ gene encoding type II 3-dehydroquinate dehydratase translates to MKILVIHGPNLQLLGVREKDVYGDARLEEIDATLEKIAAEEGIGVEIFQSNHEGEIVDRIGRAMGACDAILINPAAYTHTSVAIRDAILSVKIPTVEVHLSNIYAREEFRHTSLIAPVAVGQVSGFGALSYYLGFRAAAALLRDRAHGTQ, encoded by the coding sequence ATGAAAATTCTGGTTATCCATGGGCCCAATCTCCAGCTCCTCGGCGTGAGGGAAAAGGACGTGTACGGAGATGCGCGCCTTGAGGAGATCGATGCGACGCTGGAGAAGATCGCCGCCGAGGAGGGGATTGGCGTTGAAATCTTCCAGTCTAACCACGAGGGTGAAATCGTGGACAGAATCGGCAGGGCGATGGGCGCGTGCGATGCGATTCTCATCAACCCCGCGGCCTACACCCACACGAGCGTCGCGATCAGGGACGCCATTCTCTCCGTAAAAATCCCCACGGTTGAGGTGCACCTCTCGAACATCTACGCGCGGGAGGAATTCCGCCACACCTCGCTCATCGCGCCTGTGGCGGTCGGGCAGGTGTCCGGATTCGGGGCGCTGAGCTACTACCTCGGATTTAGAGCCGCCGCGGCCCTCCTGAGAGATCGTGCGCATGGCACACAATAG
- a CDS encoding O-antigen ligase family protein, which yields MSSEAGKSGSAAPIALGIALGAVLVLRVLWSGVTYPESNVAILLILAMLLAFSLYSSALRGGIPWRVTRTGAFVLLYFLVVLLLSMCSGRQWLARDFFFQTAACTAAYLLAENLGSSRPARIALSIGVASGVILVSLYGLHQYFYGLSETRALLSGAMMAGDQSSAFVSRVSSNAIFSTFFYPNALAGYLIIAIPFVASIFFWPRADSLAACYGTYLGALLAASVAWGFFSDLSARPLLLVCLFAAASTVLSGLAIAERKGSRLLLNLCALPLVILPLWALSLTASEGAWLALLFSVLFTPLLLRGRYKIASAIGLVVLALVVVAVLADMVPAGMKDSAGARVDYWRAALGMWRENPVRGLGPGGFAGAYARFRAPGSEEGRLPHNIYLGLASEMGAIGLAAFICLWVSCIRALIKSQIFPRLRSGQAHPKSQSNCSCDQARAEKAIPFAVTISICAFLVHGAIDVNLSVPETSLTLWALAGLGIGASTAHSRARRLPALSGVLLGFLVLGAAIFWIGPRAGAEWHRLRSQELETRGMRDRAGEEVLKALSLEGDNPVYWNSLAEILERAGNVGGALAAYRQAAVRGEGIPAYHFRLAACYWRHAGGGSDKGKAAAAMDELRKAIACSPHDVDYHLLLAYWLETTGRPAESLGEYRRGLGLIHVAREKPKRIRRHSPAEYERLDAMVRERVAEIEHKWRKERISIQRLNYTDVTTDESPLIYSEKA from the coding sequence GTGAGCAGCGAAGCGGGAAAAAGTGGATCAGCCGCGCCGATCGCACTGGGCATCGCGCTTGGCGCAGTCCTTGTCCTGAGGGTCCTCTGGTCTGGAGTGACCTACCCCGAGAGCAACGTGGCCATCCTCCTCATCCTCGCCATGCTCCTCGCCTTCTCCCTGTATAGCTCTGCCCTCAGGGGCGGAATACCATGGCGTGTGACCCGTACCGGCGCCTTTGTCCTGCTCTATTTCCTTGTGGTACTCCTGCTCTCCATGTGCTCGGGCCGGCAGTGGCTCGCGAGGGATTTCTTTTTTCAGACCGCCGCCTGTACCGCCGCGTACCTCCTCGCGGAGAACCTCGGCTCCTCGCGCCCCGCAAGGATTGCCCTCTCTATCGGCGTGGCTTCCGGCGTTATCCTTGTGTCGCTGTACGGTCTGCATCAATACTTCTATGGTTTGAGCGAGACCCGCGCGCTCCTGAGCGGGGCAATGATGGCCGGCGACCAAAGTTCGGCATTCGTGAGCAGAGTTTCTTCGAACGCCATTTTTTCAACCTTTTTCTATCCGAACGCACTTGCGGGGTACCTCATCATCGCGATCCCGTTCGTCGCCTCGATATTTTTCTGGCCGCGGGCGGATTCACTGGCCGCGTGCTACGGCACGTACCTGGGCGCGCTCCTGGCCGCATCGGTCGCCTGGGGATTCTTCAGCGATCTCAGCGCCAGGCCGCTCCTCCTGGTGTGCCTCTTTGCCGCCGCGAGCACCGTCCTGTCGGGGCTCGCCATCGCCGAGAGAAAAGGGAGCCGGCTCTTGCTGAACCTGTGCGCCCTCCCGCTGGTGATCCTTCCCCTCTGGGCGCTCTCGCTCACCGCGTCCGAAGGGGCATGGCTCGCGTTACTATTTTCCGTCCTTTTCACCCCGCTCCTGTTGCGGGGGAGGTACAAGATCGCGTCTGCCATAGGACTCGTGGTGCTCGCCCTGGTGGTGGTCGCGGTGCTCGCGGACATGGTTCCAGCCGGTATGAAAGACAGCGCCGGGGCGCGCGTTGACTATTGGCGGGCCGCACTGGGGATGTGGCGGGAGAATCCGGTGCGCGGACTTGGGCCGGGAGGCTTTGCGGGCGCGTACGCGCGTTTCAGGGCGCCGGGGTCCGAGGAGGGGAGGTTACCCCATAATATCTACCTGGGGCTCGCCTCAGAAATGGGCGCCATCGGCCTCGCCGCGTTCATATGCCTCTGGGTTTCCTGCATCCGGGCACTTATTAAATCCCAAATCTTCCCTCGGCTTCGCTCGGGACAAGCGCATCCCAAATCCCAGAGTAATTGTTCATGCGACCAGGCGCGGGCAGAAAAGGCTATCCCGTTTGCAGTGACAATCTCCATCTGCGCCTTCCTGGTGCACGGCGCGATAGACGTGAACCTGAGCGTGCCGGAAACGAGTCTCACGCTCTGGGCCCTCGCGGGGCTCGGAATCGGCGCTTCCACGGCGCACTCGCGCGCGCGCCGGCTGCCCGCGTTGTCCGGTGTGCTCCTGGGGTTTCTCGTCCTCGGGGCCGCGATTTTTTGGATCGGGCCGCGTGCCGGGGCTGAGTGGCACCGCCTGAGGTCTCAAGAACTGGAAACACGGGGGATGCGGGACCGGGCCGGCGAAGAGGTTCTCAAGGCGCTTTCACTCGAGGGTGATAACCCGGTCTACTGGAACTCCCTCGCGGAAATACTGGAAAGGGCAGGGAATGTCGGGGGCGCCCTGGCCGCATATCGGCAGGCTGCGGTGCGCGGGGAGGGCATCCCCGCCTACCATTTCCGTCTCGCGGCCTGCTACTGGCGCCATGCGGGCGGCGGCTCTGACAAGGGAAAAGCCGCCGCAGCGATGGATGAGCTCCGGAAGGCCATCGCGTGCAGTCCGCACGATGTTGACTATCACCTCCTGCTGGCCTACTGGCTCGAAACGACAGGGAGACCGGCGGAGTCCCTGGGTGAATACCGCCGCGGGTTGGGATTGATCCATGTCGCGCGTGAGAAACCGAAGAGAATCCGCCGCCACAGCCCCGCCGAGTACGAGAGGCTGGACGCGATGGTCAGGGAGCGGGTGGCTGAGATCGAGCATAAATGGAGAAAGGAAAGAATTTCTATACAGCGGCTTAATTATACGGATGTTACCACAGATGAATCACCACTGATTTACTCAGAAAAGGCATAA